In the genome of Verrucomicrobiota bacterium, one region contains:
- the pheS gene encoding phenylalanine--tRNA ligase subunit alpha, which translates to MIEELQKIQTEAQQELSSVKDASALEQWRIKFLSRQGLLPKTLEGMKDVPKEQRPEVGKISNQVKSTLQSAFDDKKEDLEAGSDEDQSFDPTMPGAPVRQGSLHVLTQVQDRMIQIFRRMGFALAEGPEIETEYNNFDALNTPEDHPARNEQDTFYVKLPDHPVEGRHLLRTHTSTVQIRTMKTQKPPIQIIAPGRCYRRDEIDATHGVYFHQMEGLLVDEGVSLSDLKGVLEYFFHEFLGPDTLVRFRPHFFPFTEPSFEVDFSKPGLKIRGKEWTEIAGCGLVDPAVFSAVDIDPQAYSGFAFGMGIERMAMIIHEIPDLRLFSENDIRFLKQFA; encoded by the coding sequence ATGATCGAAGAACTTCAAAAAATCCAAACGGAAGCGCAGCAAGAGTTATCCTCCGTGAAAGATGCTTCCGCCTTGGAGCAATGGCGTATTAAATTTCTCAGCCGTCAGGGACTCTTACCCAAAACATTAGAAGGCATGAAGGATGTGCCAAAGGAACAAAGACCTGAGGTTGGCAAAATTAGCAACCAAGTCAAAAGCACCCTCCAATCAGCTTTCGATGATAAAAAAGAAGATTTAGAAGCTGGTTCAGATGAGGATCAATCTTTTGATCCTACTATGCCTGGGGCTCCCGTAAGACAAGGCTCACTGCATGTTCTCACACAGGTCCAGGACCGTATGATTCAAATTTTTCGGCGCATGGGTTTTGCCTTAGCCGAGGGCCCAGAAATAGAAACTGAGTATAACAACTTTGATGCCCTGAACACTCCTGAAGACCATCCCGCACGCAATGAGCAAGACACCTTCTACGTAAAACTTCCTGATCACCCCGTAGAGGGACGTCACCTCTTGCGCACTCATACCTCTACCGTACAAATTCGCACTATGAAGACTCAGAAACCTCCCATTCAAATTATAGCACCCGGGCGTTGCTACAGGAGGGATGAGATCGATGCTACCCATGGAGTTTACTTTCACCAAATGGAAGGACTGCTAGTCGATGAAGGCGTTTCTCTCAGCGATTTGAAGGGAGTGCTAGAATATTTCTTCCATGAGTTTCTAGGCCCCGACACGCTTGTGCGTTTTCGCCCTCACTTCTTCCCCTTCACGGAACCAAGCTTTGAAGTCGACTTCTCAAAACCCGGCTTAAAAATCAGAGGTAAAGAATGGACAGAGATTGCAGGGTGTGGCTTGGTTGATCCAGCGGTCTTCTCTGCTGTCGATATTGACCCTCAAGCCTACTCGGGCTTTGCTTTTGGCATGGGAATTGAACGAATGGCAATGATCATACATGAGATACCCGACTTGCGCTTGTTTTCTGAGAATGACATTAGATTCCTTAAGCAATTTGCGTAG
- the rplT gene encoding 50S ribosomal protein L20: MPRATNAPASRERRKRVIDAAKGFQGKRSKLFRYAKDATYKAKYWAYRDRKTRKRNFRSLWNIRINAAVREQGITYSQFIDALKKANVELDRKILADLAMNEPATFKQVLEAVKN; this comes from the coding sequence ATGCCCAGAGCAACCAATGCACCCGCTTCACGTGAAAGAAGAAAACGCGTTATTGATGCCGCCAAAGGCTTTCAGGGAAAGAGAAGCAAACTTTTTCGCTACGCCAAAGACGCTACTTATAAAGCCAAATATTGGGCCTACCGCGACCGCAAGACTCGCAAGCGTAATTTCAGATCACTCTGGAATATACGTATCAATGCAGCGGTTCGTGAACAGGGTATCACTTACAGCCAATTCATCGACGCACTAAAAAAAGCGAATGTTGAACTCGATCGCAAAATTCTAGCAGATCTCGCTATGAATGAGCCTGCCACATTCAAACAAGTGCTCGAAGCTGTTAAGAATTAA
- the rpmI gene encoding 50S ribosomal protein L35: MSSKTRKAVAKRFKITAKGKVIGSASGRRHLAATKNRKRKRRLAKAKIMSEADYVHIKDNLPFA, translated from the coding sequence ATGTCCTCAAAAACAAGAAAAGCTGTTGCAAAGCGCTTTAAGATTACTGCCAAAGGCAAAGTAATCGGATCAGCCTCTGGACGCCGCCACTTGGCTGCAACCAAAAATCGTAAGCGTAAGCGTAGACTCGCTAAAGCTAAGATTATGTCTGAAGCTGACTATGTTCACATTAAAGACAACCTTCCTTTTGCTTGA